A single Methanomicrobiales archaeon DNA region contains:
- a CDS encoding ROK family protein: MNQPAIAVDVGATNTRVALVSPQGEVLKKVTARTPVGDPDPMAIALDVIARIHAIADAGELAAVAGIGICTAGPVDLRSGAIVNPPNMPYSRVPLVRPLSEHFGLPVRLVNDARAGVLGEVRFGAGRGCRNVVYITISTGIGGGAYVNGRLLLGADGNAAEVGHLIVDTCYNLGCGCGLCGHWEGYASGRNLPAFFRAWCGGEGFAPAGMETARAIFDAARRDDPLALRFMEELGRINGRGVSNVIVAYNPEVIVLDGAVVQNNPDLIVPCLERHIDRYLRIPAIRVSPLRGEAPLLGAAVLAGTGGGEY, from the coding sequence ATGAATCAGCCTGCCATAGCCGTCGACGTCGGCGCGACGAACACCCGCGTGGCCCTGGTCTCGCCGCAGGGGGAGGTCCTGAAGAAGGTGACCGCGAGGACCCCCGTCGGGGATCCCGACCCGATGGCGATCGCCCTCGATGTGATCGCCCGGATCCATGCGATCGCGGACGCAGGGGAGCTGGCGGCGGTGGCGGGGATCGGGATCTGCACCGCCGGACCCGTGGACCTGCGGAGCGGCGCCATCGTCAACCCCCCCAACATGCCCTACTCCCGCGTCCCGCTGGTCCGCCCCCTCTCCGAGCACTTCGGGCTGCCCGTGCGGCTGGTGAACGACGCCCGCGCCGGGGTGCTCGGGGAGGTGCGGTTCGGGGCGGGAAGGGGCTGCCGCAACGTGGTCTACATCACCATCTCCACCGGCATCGGCGGCGGGGCATACGTGAACGGGCGGCTGCTGCTCGGCGCGGACGGCAACGCGGCGGAGGTGGGGCACCTGATCGTGGATACCTGCTACAACCTGGGCTGCGGCTGCGGGCTCTGCGGCCACTGGGAGGGGTATGCCTCGGGGAGGAACCTGCCGGCCTTCTTCCGGGCCTGGTGCGGGGGCGAGGGATTCGCCCCCGCGGGGATGGAGACGGCGCGGGCCATCTTCGACGCGGCGCGGCGGGACGATCCGCTGGCGCTCCGATTCATGGAGGAGCTCGGGCGGATCAACGGACGGGGCGTCTCGAACGTGATCGTCGCCTACAACCCGGAGGTGATCGTCCTCGACGGCGCCGTGGTCCAGAACAACCCGGACCTGATCGTTCCCTGCCTGGAGAGGCACATCGACCGCTACCTGCGCATTCCCGCGATCCGGGTGAGTCCGCTGCGGGGGGAGGCGCCCCTGCTGGGCGCGGCGGTGCTCGCCGGCACGGGCGGCGGGGAGTACTGA